From Candidatus Methylomirabilota bacterium, one genomic window encodes:
- a CDS encoding redoxin domain-containing protein, whose translation MKGRKWNILAAWPVRLLTALVLGFVLPGVSAALEVGEKAPDFELRSTTGGKIRLSDFAGKKNVLIEFYIMDFHPGCEAAHRARGFGYEEFQDMDTEVLGISVFNPYAQQAFAKTLDLPYPLLSDFPHLKTIKKYGVEQKIGAISTAKQAYFIVDKQGIVRFKRIMTGFDEDGRYLQNDVLLSELEKINKTGE comes from the coding sequence ATGAAGGGAAGGAAATGGAATATCCTAGCAGCTTGGCCTGTGCGGCTGTTGACGGCCCTGGTGCTTGGGTTCGTCCTGCCGGGGGTAAGCGCTGCCTTGGAGGTGGGTGAGAAAGCGCCGGACTTCGAACTACGGAGTACCACCGGGGGCAAAATCAGACTAAGTGACTTTGCCGGGAAAAAGAATGTGCTCATCGAGTTTTATATCATGGATTTCCATCCCGGCTGCGAGGCAGCACATCGGGCACGCGGGTTTGGCTATGAAGAGTTTCAGGACATGGACACCGAGGTCCTCGGGATCAGCGTGTTCAATCCGTATGCGCAACAAGCCTTCGCAAAAACTCTCGACCTACCGTATCCCCTCCTCAGCGACTTCCCGCATCTCAAGACCATCAAGAAGTACGGTGTGGAACAAAAGATCGGGGCTATTTCCACGGCCAAACAGGCGTACTTCATTGTGGACAAGCAAGGCATCGTGCGGTTCAAACGGATCATGACCGGGTTCGACGAGGATGGGCGGTATCTGCAGAATGACGTGCTGTTGAGCGAGTTAGAGAAAATCAACAAGACAGGAGAGTAG
- a CDS encoding transposase, with translation MRDTASRPRKSRIDAPGALHHIIIRGIERKRVFQDDTDRDHFEDRLSGILTESSTVCYAWALLPNHVHLLLRTGTGPIATVMRRLLTGYAVTYNRRHRRHGPLFQNRYKSILCQQAPYLLELVRYIHLNPLRAKIVSGLSNLDTYPYTGHSIILGKRENTWQDVDYVLGHFGQKVAGARRRYRTYVQEGIEKGRRPDLVSGGLARSLGGWAAVRTVRKGGDRLKGDERILGDRRFVIEVLEASEEKLDRTYRLQAQGYDLEKMARRVASLFEIEPENIYVPGKQRRRVHARSLFCYWAVRELGAGATALARKLKISQPAVSISVRRGEKVAKAKAFGLWEE, from the coding sequence TTGCGCGATACTGCCAGCAGGCCACGCAAATCCCGCATCGACGCGCCAGGCGCTCTCCACCATATCATTATCAGAGGAATAGAGCGGAAGAGGGTCTTTCAGGACGACACCGACAGGGATCATTTTGAGGATCGACTCAGTGGTATTCTGACTGAGTCGTCAACCGTCTGCTACGCTTGGGCTCTCCTTCCCAACCATGTGCACCTTTTGCTGAGAACCGGCACGGGCCCCATTGCCACAGTCATGAGACGACTTCTCACCGGTTATGCAGTCACCTATAACCGACGGCACCGGCGACACGGCCCATTGTTTCAAAACCGCTACAAGTCGATTCTATGCCAGCAAGCCCCGTATCTATTGGAACTGGTGCGCTACATTCACCTCAATCCGCTCCGGGCAAAAATAGTGTCAGGCCTGAGCAACCTGGATACCTATCCGTATACAGGGCATAGTATCATTCTCGGAAAAAGGGAAAACACCTGGCAGGACGTCGATTATGTGCTTGGTCATTTTGGCCAAAAGGTTGCGGGTGCCCGGAGGCGGTATAGAACGTATGTACAGGAGGGGATAGAAAAGGGGCGCAGACCAGATCTCGTAAGTGGAGGTCTCGCCCGGAGCCTCGGCGGATGGGCTGCGGTGAGGACGGTACGAAAGGGGGGTGACCGACTCAAGGGGGACGAAAGGATCCTGGGGGACAGGAGGTTTGTCATAGAGGTTCTTGAAGCCAGTGAAGAGAAACTTGATCGCACGTATCGACTACAGGCCCAAGGCTATGATCTCGAGAAAATGGCCCGGCGCGTCGCCTCGCTGTTTGAGATAGAACCGGAAAACATATATGTCCCTGGAAAGCAGCGACGGAGAGTACACGCGCGGAGTCTATTTTGCTATTGGGCTGTGCGGGAGCTCGGCGCCGGTGCCACAGCTCTTGCCAGAAAGCTGAAGATTTCGCAGCCGGCGGTGAGTATCTCGGTCAGGCGGGGGGAGAAAGTAGCCAAGGCAAAAGCATTTGGCCTGTGGGAGGAATAG
- a CDS encoding nucleotidyl transferase AbiEii/AbiGii toxin family protein, translating into MAIDPKAVPALKILAQIFAEENRTFVLIGATVPQIVVDIRQGGEFSARTTRDVDVVVEVADWEDFEAMRQRLFKVGFKPGSAPHELLFGPDVFFDLIPYGPGVVQNDHLEWPGTDRIMSTFGMEEAFEYAEHATVASDLSVRVVPIPVLVLLKIISYTDRPEERARDLSDVVRYFEHYEEGDGESRRFEVGEVTVEARPVEFEEAGAYLLGIEVAELAKPKSLIPVRKFVTEFSDEYARPILQVMREEGRILNNERRRIEIFRLFKVFAAGLTEGAKS; encoded by the coding sequence ATGGCAATTGATCCTAAGGCAGTTCCAGCGCTGAAGATCCTTGCACAGATTTTCGCCGAGGAAAACCGGACCTTTGTGCTGATTGGCGCCACGGTTCCTCAAATTGTCGTCGATATACGCCAGGGGGGTGAGTTTAGTGCCCGAACGACGCGTGACGTCGATGTCGTGGTGGAGGTGGCCGATTGGGAAGACTTCGAAGCGATGCGCCAACGTCTCTTCAAAGTAGGATTTAAGCCAGGATCAGCCCCCCATGAGCTCTTATTTGGACCGGATGTGTTCTTCGATCTTATACCTTACGGCCCAGGGGTGGTGCAGAACGATCACCTAGAATGGCCGGGGACCGACCGGATCATGAGCACCTTTGGCATGGAGGAGGCCTTTGAATATGCTGAGCACGCCACGGTTGCGTCTGACCTTTCGGTTCGCGTGGTTCCGATCCCCGTACTGGTGCTCTTAAAGATCATATCCTACACAGACCGTCCCGAAGAGCGTGCGCGAGACCTCAGCGACGTGGTGAGATACTTTGAGCACTACGAGGAGGGAGATGGTGAAAGCCGGCGGTTCGAAGTTGGAGAGGTGACAGTGGAGGCTCGCCCGGTCGAGTTTGAGGAGGCTGGTGCATACCTGCTAGGGATTGAGGTGGCAGAACTGGCCAAACCGAAATCGTTGATACCGGTCCGGAAGTTTGTCACGGAATTCTCTGACGAATATGCGAGGCCTATTCTTCAGGTCATGAGGGAGGAGGGACGTATACTCAACAACGAAAGACGGAGGATTGAGATCTTCCGTCTCTTCAAAGTGTTCGCTGCGGGGCTGACTGAGGGAGCCAAATCGTGA
- a CDS encoding type IV toxin-antitoxin system AbiEi family antitoxin, with protein MSKDIDREVLQACEIQLQALQPVKKVEFKPQIARLERRGLDGEIVLHTDMGRLTYFYEVKKRLSLPRLEHLLLHMRQYAREAKARPLLFADYVPPRLAERLIAEEVNFVDGAGNVYVHWPGKLHIHLQGGKPKYLWETRTGRLTQPSGLQVVFVLLADPQAVSMPYRELAEVGGVALGSVGWIVRELKAKGYLEQKGRDEWILIRRRELLDLWVGGYGDRLRRKFLIGRFQPPERDLNQTVGKFESNAEAVGITWALTGGFAADALTRYFRGDQLSVFVSEWRAELVRKLKWLPSVHGPVAIFRQFSPLVVFKGKQPFDFPVAHPLLVYAELVYQGRERELEAAKSIYDRYLTFFIDGN; from the coding sequence ATGAGCAAGGATATAGACAGGGAAGTTCTTCAGGCGTGTGAAATCCAGTTGCAGGCCCTTCAGCCGGTAAAGAAGGTGGAGTTTAAGCCCCAGATCGCTCGTCTAGAGCGCCGTGGGTTGGATGGCGAAATTGTCCTTCATACTGACATGGGGCGGTTGACCTATTTTTACGAGGTAAAGAAACGCCTAAGTCTGCCTCGACTTGAACATCTGCTTCTACATATGCGCCAATACGCCCGCGAGGCCAAAGCGCGGCCCCTCCTTTTCGCCGACTACGTCCCTCCCCGCTTGGCAGAACGCTTGATCGCGGAAGAAGTGAACTTTGTCGACGGAGCAGGGAACGTTTACGTCCACTGGCCTGGGAAGCTACACATCCATCTCCAGGGAGGGAAACCAAAGTATCTTTGGGAGACTCGGACAGGACGGCTCACCCAACCAAGCGGCCTCCAGGTCGTCTTTGTCCTGTTGGCCGACCCCCAAGCCGTCTCCATGCCTTATCGAGAACTAGCAGAGGTAGGTGGGGTGGCCCTTGGCTCCGTCGGTTGGATAGTACGTGAACTAAAAGCGAAGGGGTATCTCGAACAGAAAGGCCGTGACGAGTGGATCCTCATCCGAAGGCGAGAGCTACTTGATCTTTGGGTGGGAGGTTACGGAGATCGATTGCGTCGGAAATTTTTGATAGGCCGTTTCCAGCCCCCGGAACGGGATCTAAATCAGACGGTTGGTAAATTCGAAAGTAACGCGGAAGCAGTTGGAATTACCTGGGCGTTGACAGGTGGCTTTGCGGCTGACGCGTTGACGCGCTATTTTCGAGGCGATCAACTCAGCGTTTTTGTATCTGAATGGCGCGCAGAGCTAGTGAGAAAATTGAAGTGGCTTCCATCTGTCCATGGACCGGTTGCAATATTCAGACAATTCTCGCCACTTGTCGTTTTTAAGGGGAAGCAGCCGTTTGACTTTCCGGTTGCTCATCCTCTGCTAGTTTATGCCGAGCTAGTCTATCAGGGCAGAGAGCGTGAGCTAGAGGCTGCGAAGTCCATTTACGACCGGTATCTCACCTTTTTTATCGATGGCAATTGA